From a region of the Buchnera aphidicola (Floraphis choui) genome:
- the dapA gene encoding 4-hydroxy-tetrahydrodipicolinate synthase, with protein MFKGNIVALITPMDEKGNICQTSLKKLINYHIENGTKAIVSVGTTGESATLSQEEHVEVIMLTLKISKNRIPIIAGTGSNATSEAILLTKKFELSGVSACLTVTPYYNRPTQEGLYKHFKAIAKNTNLPQILYNVPTRTGCDLIPDTVIRLSKLHNIVGIKEATGDLSRVQKIKSSVNKNFLLISGDDATALDFIRLGGQGVISVTANIAAKTMTKIYDLALNKDFTSARLLNNRLMLLHQNLFREPNPIPVKWLAKKLGLITTDTLRLPLTPISKKTRFILEKALKYSNILDT; from the coding sequence ATGTTTAAAGGAAATATTGTCGCACTTATAACTCCAATGGATGAAAAAGGTAATATTTGTCAAACCAGTCTAAAAAAACTAATTAATTATCATATTGAAAATGGAACAAAAGCAATTGTATCTGTTGGAACAACTGGAGAATCAGCTACATTAAGTCAAGAAGAACATGTTGAAGTAATAATGCTTACACTAAAAATATCTAAAAACAGAATCCCAATTATAGCTGGAACAGGATCAAATGCTACATCAGAAGCTATTTTATTAACTAAAAAATTTGAATTATCAGGAGTATCCGCATGTTTAACTGTCACTCCTTATTATAATCGTCCTACTCAAGAAGGACTATATAAACATTTTAAAGCAATTGCAAAAAATACAAATTTACCTCAAATCTTGTATAATGTTCCAACACGAACTGGATGTGATTTAATACCAGATACAGTTATTAGATTATCTAAATTACATAATATAGTAGGAATTAAAGAAGCTACAGGAGATTTATCCAGAGTACAAAAAATAAAAAGTTCAGTAAACAAAAACTTCTTACTTATTAGTGGAGATGATGCTACAGCATTAGATTTTATACGATTAGGAGGACAAGGAGTTATATCAGTAACTGCTAATATAGCAGCAAAAACAATGACTAAAATATACGACTTAGCTTTAAATAAAGATTTTACATCAGCTCGATTACTAAACAATCGTTTGATGTTATTACATCAAAACTTATTTAGAGAACCAAATCCTATCCCTGTTAAATGGCTAGCGAAAAAACTTGGATTAATCACAACAGACACTTTGCGTTTACCACTAACTCCTATTTCAAAAAAAACACGTTTTATTTTAGAAAAAGCTTTAAAATATTCTAATATTCTTGACACATAA
- the aroC gene encoding chorismate synthase, whose amino-acid sequence MAGNTIGKLFRVTTFGESHGLSLGCIIDGMPPGTAISNSDLQKELNRRRPGQSKYTTPRSEPDNVTILSGTFKGITTGTSIGLIIHNTDQRPNDYENIKTLFRPGHADYTYQKKYGIRDPRGGGRSSARETTMRVAAGAIAKKYLYLNYGIIIRGYLEQIGDIFCKLKSWDEIEKNPFFCPDITKIKKIDTLIRTLKKEGDSIGAKIVVIAKNVPVGLGEPVFDRLDADLAHGLMSINAVKGVEIGDGFSVINQKGSQHRDEMNKNGFMSNHSGGVLGGISNGENIIVKIALKPTSSIRKIGQTIDHDGKEHNIVTTGRHDPCVGLRAVPIAESMIAITIMDHLLRYRAQCTKK is encoded by the coding sequence ATGGCTGGAAACACTATTGGAAAACTTTTTCGTGTAACAACATTCGGAGAATCTCATGGACTATCATTAGGATGCATAATTGATGGAATGCCACCAGGAACTGCGATTTCTAACTCTGATCTCCAAAAAGAATTAAATCGAAGACGACCGGGACAGTCTAAATATACTACTCCAAGATCTGAACCAGATAACGTTACAATATTATCAGGAACATTCAAAGGAATTACAACCGGAACTAGTATTGGATTAATAATACATAATACAGACCAAAGACCAAATGACTACGAAAATATAAAAACTTTATTTAGACCTGGTCATGCAGATTATACTTATCAAAAAAAATATGGGATTAGAGATCCTCGTGGAGGTGGAAGATCATCTGCTCGTGAAACTACTATGAGAGTTGCTGCAGGTGCTATAGCTAAAAAATATCTTTATTTAAACTATGGTATTATTATTCGTGGCTATTTAGAACAAATAGGAGATATCTTTTGTAAATTAAAATCATGGGATGAAATTGAAAAAAATCCGTTTTTTTGTCCAGATATAACAAAAATAAAAAAAATAGATACTCTTATAAGAACTTTAAAAAAAGAAGGTGATTCCATTGGAGCTAAAATTGTAGTAATAGCTAAAAACGTTCCTGTAGGATTAGGCGAACCTGTATTTGACCGATTAGATGCTGATTTAGCTCACGGACTAATGAGTATAAATGCTGTTAAAGGTGTAGAAATTGGAGATGGATTTTCAGTAATCAATCAAAAAGGTAGTCAACACCGTGATGAAATGAATAAAAATGGATTCATGAGTAATCATTCAGGTGGAGTATTAGGAGGAATTAGTAATGGAGAAAACATTATCGTAAAAATAGCACTAAAACCAACATCTAGCATAAGAAAGATTGGTCAAACTATTGACCATGATGGTAAAGAGCACAATATTGTCACTACAGGACGACACGATCCCTGTGTAGGATTACGAGCTGTTCCAATAGCAGAATCTATGATTGCTATAACAATTATGGACCATTTATTACGATATCGCGCCCAATGCACAAAAAAATAA
- the smrB gene encoding endonuclease SmrB — protein sequence MSKDELLFSKGLFLFRKELNGIKKIKQDTIFHARHYKLKRNPISKRNVFEQDAHCHYFSCNRSKFLFNTNPIHYIRSNVYFNELKKLKVGAYIPDIVLDLHGLTQYQAKRKLGELIYICYKEKLFCANVIHGHGENVLKQQIPFWLSKHPNIIAFHQAPKTFGSDAAILVLIDLKV from the coding sequence ATGAGTAAAGATGAGTTATTATTTTCTAAAGGTTTATTTTTGTTTCGTAAAGAGTTAAATGGGATTAAGAAAATAAAACAAGATACTATTTTTCATGCACGGCATTATAAATTAAAAAGGAATCCGATATCAAAAAGAAACGTTTTTGAACAGGATGCTCATTGTCACTATTTTTCTTGTAATAGGTCAAAATTTTTATTTAACACAAATCCAATTCATTATATTAGAAGTAATGTTTATTTTAATGAATTAAAAAAACTTAAAGTAGGGGCATATATTCCGGATATTGTGTTAGATTTACATGGTTTAACACAATATCAAGCTAAAAGAAAACTGGGTGAATTAATTTATATTTGTTATAAAGAAAAATTATTTTGTGCTAATGTGATCCATGGACATGGAGAAAATGTTTTAAAACAACAAATACCATTTTGGTTGTCAAAGCATCCTAATATAATAGCCTTTCATCAAGCACCTAAAACGTTTGGTAGTGATGCAGCTATTCTTGTTTTAATTGATCTTAAAGTTTAA
- the hisG gene encoding ATP phosphoribosyltransferase yields the protein MIHHNRLRIVMQKTGRLSSDSKDLLTRCGIKINLYKQKLIAFSENMPIDVMYVRDDDIPGLIMDGVVDIGIVGENVLEEEVLSRKFRSDNVDYIKLKRLDFGICRLSLAIPINKEYSDIRCLNNSRIATSYPHLLKKYFDKKNLKFKSCMLNGSVEVAPRAGLSDAICDLVSTGATLESNGLREVQVIFFSKACLICKTGNISVEKQNVINTLMTRIQGVIKARESKYIMLHAPIKKLEEVINLLRGAERPTILKLAGDDTRVAMHMVSSETLFWETMEKLKLLGASSILVLPIEKMME from the coding sequence ATGATTCATCATAATCGTTTACGAATAGTAATGCAAAAAACTGGAAGATTAAGTAGTGATTCCAAAGATTTACTTACTCGTTGTGGAATTAAAATTAATTTGTATAAGCAAAAATTAATTGCTTTCTCTGAAAATATGCCAATAGATGTAATGTATGTACGTGATGATGATATTCCTGGATTAATTATGGATGGTGTTGTAGATATAGGAATTGTTGGAGAAAACGTTTTAGAAGAAGAAGTACTTAGTCGAAAATTTAGATCAGATAATGTAGACTATATAAAATTAAAACGCTTAGATTTTGGAATTTGCAGATTATCTTTAGCTATACCAATTAATAAAGAATATTCAGATATTCGTTGTTTAAATAACTCAAGAATAGCTACTTCTTATCCACATTTATTAAAAAAATATTTTGATAAAAAAAATCTTAAATTTAAGTCATGCATGTTGAATGGGTCAGTAGAAGTAGCACCTCGTGCTGGATTATCTGATGCTATATGTGATTTGGTTTCTACCGGAGCTACTTTAGAATCTAATGGATTGCGTGAAGTTCAAGTAATATTTTTCTCTAAAGCTTGTTTAATTTGTAAAACTGGTAATATTTCTGTAGAAAAACAAAATGTTATTAATACATTAATGACACGTATTCAAGGTGTGATTAAAGCGAGAGAATCAAAATATATTATGCTTCATGCACCTATAAAAAAATTAGAAGAAGTAATTAACTTATTACGCGGTGCTGAACGACCTACAATATTGAAATTAGCTGGAGACGATACTCGAGTGGCTATGCATATGGTTAGCAGTGAAACTTTGTTTTGGGAGACAATGGAAAAGCTGAAATTGTTAGGAGCTAGTTCTATCTTAGTATTACCAATTGAAAAAATGATGGAGTGA
- the hisD gene encoding histidinol dehydrogenase: MPYNLKIIYWNNFNHEERKKILSRPVSSNYSNVKEQVKKIVSNVKNFGDKALYNYTNKFDKIKLNDIKVCEKEIKNSGIYIKKEIKDAIKVAMNNIKKFHITQNIEMINQNHDIKEDIYCKQIIRPIERVGLYIPNGSAPLLSTVLMLAIPASIAGCKRVVLCSPPPIMNEILYASKICGVKEIFQVGGAQAIAALGFGTETIPKVNKIFGPGNIYVTEAKSQISKSLYDVGIDMLAGPSEVLIIADSQANADFVASDLLSQLEHDNDSQAILITYDITLAKEVLIKIKEQMKILSRYKVIMQALKHTRIIIAKDLLECFNISNDYAPEHLMIQCHRSKNLLQYVTNAGSIFLGYWSPVAGGDYAIGSNHVLPTYGSASVHSGLSLVDFYKRITVQKLSKQGFKDISSTIISLSTVEKLDAHTQSIKIRLASLSDRYSYEY; encoded by the coding sequence ATGCCATATAATTTAAAAATTATTTATTGGAATAATTTTAATCATGAAGAAAGAAAAAAGATATTGTCTAGGCCTGTATCAAGTAATTATAGTAATGTTAAAGAACAAGTTAAAAAAATTGTTTCTAATGTTAAAAATTTTGGAGATAAAGCTTTATATAATTATACAAATAAATTTGATAAAATAAAATTAAATGATATTAAAGTATGTGAAAAAGAAATTAAAAATTCAGGGATATATATAAAAAAAGAGATAAAAGATGCTATTAAAGTCGCCATGAACAATATTAAGAAATTTCATATTACTCAGAATATAGAAATGATAAATCAAAATCATGATATTAAAGAAGATATATATTGTAAACAGATAATACGCCCAATTGAACGTGTAGGTTTATACATTCCAAATGGTTCAGCACCTCTTTTATCTACGGTGTTAATGTTAGCTATTCCAGCTAGTATTGCAGGATGTAAGAGAGTAGTATTATGTTCTCCACCGCCTATTATGAATGAAATATTATATGCTAGTAAAATTTGTGGTGTAAAAGAAATATTTCAGGTTGGTGGTGCTCAGGCAATAGCTGCTTTAGGTTTTGGAACTGAAACAATACCAAAAGTTAATAAGATTTTTGGTCCAGGAAACATTTATGTTACAGAAGCTAAGTCGCAGATTAGTAAATCTTTATATGATGTGGGTATTGACATGCTCGCTGGGCCGTCTGAAGTATTAATTATTGCAGATTCTCAAGCTAATGCTGATTTTGTTGCGTCTGATTTGTTATCTCAATTAGAACATGATAATGATTCTCAAGCGATATTAATAACCTATGATATCACTTTAGCTAAGGAAGTATTAATAAAAATTAAAGAACAAATGAAAATTTTGTCAAGATATAAAGTTATTATGCAAGCGTTAAAACATACTAGAATAATTATAGCAAAAGATTTATTAGAATGTTTCAATATATCTAATGATTATGCTCCTGAACATTTAATGATTCAATGTCATCGGTCAAAAAATTTATTGCAATATGTTACAAATGCTGGTTCTATTTTTTTAGGTTATTGGTCTCCGGTAGCAGGAGGTGATTATGCTATTGGTTCTAATCACGTTTTACCTACTTATGGTAGCGCTAGTGTACATTCTGGACTTAGTCTTGTTGATTTTTATAAAAGAATTACAGTACAAAAATTAAGTAAGCAAGGATTTAAAGATATTTCTTCTACTATCATATCTTTATCAACAGTAGAAAAGTTAGATGCTCATACACAGTCAATTAAAATTAGATTGGCTTCACTTTCGGATAGATATAGTTATGAATATTGA